From the Anaeromusa acidaminophila DSM 3853 genome, the window TCACAATATCTGCAGCATGCGCCGCAATGCGCGAGGCCATTACGCCTTCACGTACATCGTCAATAGTCGGCAGAGCTAAATGTTCAGCAGGCGTCACGTAGCATAAGAAGTCGGCGCCAGCGGCCGCCGCCAGCGTACCGCCAATAGCAGCTGTGATATGATCATAGCCCGGGGCCACATCCGTAACCAACGGTCCTAGAACATAGAAGGGGGCTCCTTTACAAAGACGCTTCTGCAACTTCACATTGGCCTCAATCTGGTCATACGGCACATGGCCAGGTCCTTCCACCAGCACTTGCACGCCCTTGCCCCAGGCACGATCAACTAGCTCGCCCAAAATCAGCAATTCCTGCAATTGTCCGCGGTCGGTGGCATCTGCTAAACAGCCGGGGCGCAAGCCATCGCCTAAGCTGATGGTCGCATCATGACGCAAACAGATATCCAGCAAATCATCATACCGCTCATACAAGGGATTTTCCTTATTATTATGCAGCATCCAGCCGGTTAAGAAGGAACCGCCGCGGCTGACAATGTCCATCACGCGACCTTCCCGGCGCAGCCTGCCGATGCTTTCCATCGTAATACCGCAGTGAAGCGTCATGAAGTCCGCACCGTCTGCCGCTTGCTTTTCAATCACATGCAGCATGTCGTCTGCGGTCATCTCCATAATGGAACCTTTGCTTTTAATGGCTTCCACCGTGGCCTGATAGATGGGTACGGTACCGACGGCAATGGTCGAGCGTTCAATAATCGCTCGCCGGGATGCGTCAATGTTATCGCCAGTGGACAAATCCATTACCGCATGAGCCCCTGCAGCAATAGCTGCATCCAGCTTAGCTAATTCCGGTTCCAAATCAGGAAACGCACTGGATGTACCGATATTGGCGTTTACCTTGGTCGAAAGACCCTCGCCAAACCCAAACGGACGCAAAGACGTATGATTGACATTGGCGCATATCGCCACCGTACCAGCGGCTACTTTTTCCCGCAACGTCTCTGGCGCCATGCCCTCCGCTTTAGCCACTCCAGCCAGAACCTCGGTGATTTTGCCTTGTCTTGCCAACTGCATTTGTGTTGCCATGTTTATTTGCCTCCTTCTCGTTCCAGCCTTAAGCCGGACGGCATGCAGCCGCTGAGAGGAAGCCAGCGATACTAACAAGGGACCCTCTCGTAAAGAGAGGGTATGCAAAATCATAATGATCTTGTCCCACTTCCCTACGCTGGCATTACCCAGAATCAGGTTCCAAGGGTCAACCGCCGCAGCAGTTTCTCAGCTTTCGCTCCCCTAGTGGCTACTATGCAATTATTTATTAGTTATTGTAGCATAACAAAGCCGCCGAAGCAATCGGCGGCTCAAAAGGACCATTTAGTGTTTAATTATTTTTTCCGAGCGGCTCAGGGGCTCGCTGATGTCTACATGCCCCTGCAGAGTAGTGCGGCGCTTGCCTTCTACTAAAATTTGCACGCTCTGCACTTCTGGAAATTCAGTTAACGTATTTACAATGGCCGCCACTAACAGACGCTCGCTCGTAGACCCGGCGTTTTGAGTAATCGCCTCGCTAAAATCCACATAAGCAATTTCGTCTTTAACCCATAAGCCTTTAATTTTTACTTCTTTCGGCAGCAACCCCACCATACCGCTTCCATGGGGCGGAGCCGCCAGCAGTTCCATTGCCGTTTGAGCCGGATGATCATTTTTTTTCACCTGGAAAACTTCCGGTAACAACCATCTGGCATCGTTAGAACCTCTATATACCTTGATTCGCATAGTCCCTGGCTCTGGTTGCGACATATCCCCTGATGGCACCAGAACTGCAGTCGCTGGCGTCGCCGCTGTTGCAGGCGCTGTTGCCGACGTTTGCGCCGAAGACGGTTTCATGTCGTTTGCGCAACCGCCTAAAAAGAGCGCCGTCATCAATAAGCACGCTATCGTAATATACCGCATCATTGGCTCCCCCCTGACGCTGCAGCCTTGCGGAAAAAGCTATCCAATCCCATAACAATGGCGTTAGCCATTTTTTGTTGAAACGTCGGCGAAGCCAATAAACGTTCTTCTTCTGGATTGGAGATGAAAGCTAATTCTACTAAAGTCGCCGGCATAACCGTTCTTTTGATCACATAGAAATTGGCTGTATTGGATCCACGGTCATTCCGTCCGCCTGCATTAAGCAGCTGCTCCTGCAAGCAATCGGAAAGCAGACCGTCGTATTTCGTCTTTTCATAGTAAAAGCTGCTGGTCCCGCTAGCCGTGGGGCTGCTGAAGGAGTCGTTATGAATGCTGACAAACGCATCGGCTCTAGCGTTATTGGCCACGGCCGTCCTCGCGCTCAGTTCCTCAACATTGCTCGCATTGGGACCAAAAACATCCTTGTCAGTTACACGAGTCATCACAACTTTAGCGCCTGACTTTTCCAAAAGCGCTTTTGTTCGCATAGCTATCGCCAAAGTAACATCTTTTTCTTTCAGACCGCTCGGTCCAAGCGCGCCTGAATCGCTGCCGCCATGGCCCGGATCAAGAGTAATCACTTTCCCTTTGAGGCCAGCTGAAAATTTCAACTTAGTCAAAGGAGCGGAAGACGATTGTATGTCTAATACTATTCGAAAAGGCCGTCCCGCCTTATCGTCCGCCGGTAACGTAAACACCTTATAATCTCCGGCTTGCACCACGCCAGGCAAATTCACTGTTAAAGCAAGATCCGATCCGCTGCGCTTAAAAACCGCCGTATTGGCAATTTTTCCGTCCAACTGATAGGAAGCTTTGACCCCTTTCCCCAGCTTCACTCCTGGCAAGGCCAACGTCAAATTAGGCAATGGCGTCGCCGATACCGCCGCTTCCGGTACGGTTAGAGGGCCGTTCAAATCCAAAACAAGGCGCAACTTCGCAGCTCCTGTCGCCGCATCTATATGCACATGAGATTTCACATTCTGCACCTGCGTCGCTTGCGTGGCCGCTTCAGTCACCGAAATAGGGCTAAAGCATAGCAGCAGCAAAAATAAGCATAAAAAACAAACTATGCGTCGCAAAAAATACCCTCCTTTAAACCTTAAGAAGCTATGCTTCCTAAAAACGAAAGGCGGCACGCCGCAGCATGCCGCCTTTATGTACGTCAGACGGGTATCAGCCCCAGACTGATCTTGAGTGCTTCATCTACCTTGCGCATCATATCGGCATCCAGGTGCGTTACTTTTTCCTGCAGCCTTCGCTTATCAATGGTCCGAATTTGTTCCAACAAAATAACAGAGTCTTTTTCGAGTTGAAAGCGTTGTGCCGCCACTTCTACATGAGTAGGCAGCTTAGCTTTAGAAATTTGTGAAGTAATCGCCGCAATGATCACAGTAGGGCTGTAGCGATTGCCGACATCATTTTGCACAACCAACACTGGTCGGTGTCCACCTTGCTCGGAGCCGACAACAGGGCTCAGGTTTGCATAGAAAACATCCCCTCGCCGTATCGCCATCAGCTTTTACCTTCCATCCACATCATGGACAAGGAAAAGCATTCCACATCAATTACAGGGGCCTCTTCCGCAAGTCCCAGATTAATGGCAGCCATTTCCTCATAGCCTCGCCGCATCTGTTCCCGTTTACGAGCCTGCAAATAGATTTCTACAGCATCCTCAAAGCACTGGCTTACCGAGCACTGTTTTTCCTTTGCCACGCCGCCCACCTCTTGCACTAAGGAGCTGGGAAGGGTGACAACGATTTGGCGCAAATCAGACATCCAAGCTACCTCCGCTCTTTAGGCCCCCGCCTGTATCTCAATACCCATAGTCAAAGCAATCATATACCTATTATAAAAGGCATACCCGCCAGTGTCAAACCGTTTTCTCAGTTAAAGCATGTCTGGCAGTCGCCAAAGCGGCGACCACATCGCCTGCAGCCATGCCAATCCGGCCGGTTTCCGCCACAATATCGCCGGCCAGACCATGCAAATAAACCCCTGCCACCGCAGCAGAAACCGGCTTCATGCCTTGACCCAAGAGCGCCGCAATTACGCCTGTAAGCACATCGCCGCACCCCCCTGTCGCCATACCCGCGTTGCCTGTGGGATTAATCCAAGCTTCTCCGTTTGGAGCGGCAATGACAGTTCCTGCGCCTTTCAGAACTACCACTGATTGACAGGATTCCGCCGCTAATTTGGCAATCCCCAAACGATCCCCATTAACCTCTGCAATACTGCAATCCAATAAAGCAGCCAGTTCTCCAGGATGCGGCGTCAAAACAGCCGGTTCTTTTCGCTCTGTCAACGCCTCCGCCTGACCGCAAAAAGCATATAGCGCATCAGCGTCTAAGACCAGCGGCGTTTCCACCGTCCGCGCCACTTGCCGCACGCAAGCCAAGGTGCTTTCTTGTCTTCCGATGCCAGGTCCTATGGCCAGAGCATTCATTTTGTCAGCCCACTCCACTAGCCGCTCTGCCGCTTCGTTATGCCAGCCGCCATCCGCCGCTTCCGGCAACGGCCTTGTCATCACTTCCGTCAGTTTCAGAGCCGCCGTAGGTTGTAATGACGCAGGCGTCGCCAACGTAACCAGACCAGCTCCACCACGTACAGCCCCTTCCGCCGCCAGACAGGCGGCGCCGCAAAAAGACAAGCTCCCTGCCGCCAACAGCACTCTGCCGCTTATCCCCTTATGCGCATCCTCCGGCCTCGTCGGCAATAATTGGCGTACATAAGCAGCCGTAGTCAACTGCTGTTGAATCCCGACTCCGTCCAGCACCTCCGGCGGCATGCCAATATCCGCCGTTACCCAGCCTCCTGCATAAGCAGCGCCGGGATAAAATAGCAAACCCGGTTTAGGCAAAGCAAAAGTAACGGTATGAGCCGCCTGTACTGCATCTAAAGAAGCTTGTCCTGTATCCGCCTCTACGCCGCTAGGCAAATCCACCGCCCAAACCGGTAACCCGCTCTGATTCATCAACCGAGCCGCGCGAGCCAATTCGCCTCCTAACGCACCATGAAATCCAGTACCTACAAGCGCATCTACAAGCGCATCCGCAAAGAGAATGCTCAACCGAGCTTTTTCCCAGTCCCGTTCCTCGCGCAACGCAATAACTTCACCTCCATACCGGCGCAAAAGCTCTAAGTGAAACCGAGCATCTCCATTGACCTCCTCTTCAGAAGCCACCAGAAAAACCTTCACCTTCGCATTCTGACACAAGGCATGGCGCGCCGCCACAAAGCCGTCGCCGCCATTATTTCCTTTGCCGCAAAAAAAGCTCACTTTTTTGCCTGCCAGTCCTCTAAGAATCTGCGCCATGTGGCGTGTTACCGCCACGCCGGCATGCTCCATCAGCATTTGACCAGGGAATTTATATTTTTCAATGGTGATTTGATCGCAGGCCCGCATCTGCGCTGCTGTCGCAACTTGCATGCTCTTCCCCCTCCGTTCCCCATAAAAGACATTGCGCAGCCGCATACATCTTTGTATGCGTCAAAGACAAATGAATATCAACAACGCCATGTTTGCTTGCCAATTCTCTAAAAAAGCCGTGTACTATCAGCTTAGGCTTGCCTAATATGTCATTTAATACTTCTACATCCTGCAGGGTGCCGCCGCGCAAGCCTGTTCCCAACGCCTTGAGAAAGGCTTCCTTGGCGGCAAAACGAGCTGCATAGGACGCCGCCCTTCCAGCACCGCGCCCCTCACAGGCGGCAATTTCACCTGGCGTGTATACCCGTTCCACAAAACGAGGCCGCTCAATGGCCTTTGCAATTCGGTCCACTTCCACTAAATCCAAACCAATGCCAATAACGCGCATACAGGTTTGCACCTCTTTCATTTTAAAAAAGAACCCCTTGCCGTACATTGTGTACGCAAGAGGTTCTTTCCATTTCCTACAGCCGCGTCGAGCGCATAATCAGCACTTCCACACGCCGATTTTTCGAACGTCCCTCCGGCGTTTCATTCGTCATAATCGGTCGGTACTCTCCATAGCCGATCGCACTGAAACGCTCTGGTTTTAACGAGCCATCAGCGATCAAATAGCGCATAAAATTCACAGCCCGTTGGGAACTCAACTCCCAGTTGGATGGAAAATCGCGAGTATTAATCGGCACATTATCCGTATGACCGGATACGCTGATACGTTGATTCAGCACAGCCAGCATCTTGCCAATTTCAGTTGCGAAACGCTGGGACTGAGGCAATAAGGTCGCACTTCCCGAAGGAAAAAGCGCGCTGTCCCGAATGCGGATCATCAAGCCGTCTTCGGTCATCACGGTCTGCAAATCCCCGGCAAGATTGTTGTTCTTAATGTACTGCTCCAGCTTCTTTTGGGTTTCCATCAAATCCATAGATTCTTTTAAAAAAGCCTGTTCTTTAGCTTCATTCATCCCGGAAGCATTCATGCCTTGAGGCGTTGGCGGCTGCCCTTGCGTTACAGAAGGCTGCCCTGGCGCACTATCCAGCATGGCTTGACCGCTAAAGGCTACATTAAGAGAAGCGGCAATTTGTTCAAACTTCTTTTGATCTACCTGCGCAGCCGCAAATAGTACAATGAACAAAGCCAAAAGCAACGTCAATATATCTGCATACGGAACGAGCCAGGTTTCGTCAATATGTTCTTCATGATGCGCTTCGTGGTGTTTTTTTCTGGACATCAGAGACTACTCCTCTTTCTTCGGCTTCAAACCAGCCCGCTCGTTCGCCGGAATGAAGACCATCAGTTTTGCCTCAATCGCCGTAGGCGAATCGCCAGCCTGCAAAGACAGGATGCCTTCCACCATCATTTTGCGTATTTCCGACTCCCGTCCGGACATGATTTTCAGCTTGTTCGCAAATGGATGCCACAACACATAACCAGTAAAAATACCCAAAAGAGTCGCCACAAAGGCAGCGGCAATAGCAGGACCCAGCTTATCAATATCCGACAAGTTGCCCAGGGCGGCAATCAAGCCAACTACCGCTCCCAATACGCCCAGCGTCGGGGCGTATGTTCCCGCTTGGCTGAACATCTGCGCTCCATTACGATGACGTTCTTCCATGCTGCGAATTTCCGCATCCAATACGTCTGCTACGAAGTCTGGATCCAGGCCGTCAATGACCATGCTCAAACCACTCTTTAAAAACTGATCTGAGATTTCATCCACACGGCTCTCCAGCGCCAAAATCCCTTCACGCCGCGCAGTCTGAGACAACTCCACAAACAAAGGTACCAATTCCTGTTTGGTCATCATCTCCGGCAAGCGAACCAATTGTTTAAACAGCGTCGGCATCTGCTTGACCTGCTGCATAGGAAACGCATTAAAGATACAAGCAATCGTCCCCAAAATGATAATCATAAATGCCGCTGGATTTGCCAGTGAAGTCAAACTGGCTCCTTTTATAACCATACCGCCGAGTACGGCCACCAGACCTAATACAACTCCAATAATTGTTGACTGCTCCAAAACCAGAACCTCCTGCTCGTCATCTTCGTATTCCTTACTTGCATGATATCGGTTTCAATACGGTCTTAGTATAGTCTTTTTTCATAAAACAGCCTATACATTCCATAAAACAACGCATTAAATACATCTTTATTTATTCAACACCTATAAGCAGATTCCTTTTTTCCATGGCAGCGCAAAAAAAAAAGAAGCATAAGTAGGAAATCTATCCCACCTATGCCCTAATTAGAGCCTTCTTAACGTTAGCTGCGTCCCAACTTAGCCGCCAATTTATTGGCAGCAACCGCTAAAACATCAATCGGACTGTTGAACGGCGGTGAATAGGCGAGATCGGCGTCAAACAGCTTTTCTACAGTCGCTCCCAAGCTAAGAGCCATGGCCGCCACATCTACCCGCTTCACAACATCCCCTTCGCCCCAAGCCTGCATCCCCAGTAGTTTCCGAGTCGTCGTATCCGCTGTAAGCTTCAAAGTCAATTTTCGCGACGTTTTCATATAATGTGGCCGGTCATAACCGGAAACGGTTACACTAGCGCAATCGAAGCCAGCAGCCGCTGCTTGGCGCTCATTCAGCCCCGTTCTCCCTACCTGCAGATCAAAGAGCTTCACTACCGCCGTCCCCAGAACCCCGCCAAATTTCACGCCGGCGCCGCAAATATTTTCACCAATAACCCGCCCCTGCTTATTAGCCGTCGACCCCATGGGCAAAAACACTTTCTCTCCGCTAACCTTATGCGTATTTTCCGCACAATCGCCTCCTGCAAAAACAGCTTCATCCGAGGTCTGCAAATACTCATTTACGGCGATAGCGCCGCTTACGCCCAAGGTCAGTCCCGCTTGACTCGCCAGCTCTACATTGGGCCTTGCGCCTAATGCTAAAATCACCAAATCCGCAGCAATACTCCGTTTGTCTGTTTTCACTTCACGCACCTGCGCCTCGCCGCCAAAGGCTTCCACCTTTTCCTCCTTTAAAAACCGCAGACCTTTAGTTTCCAAACGCAGTTCCAACTCTTGCGCCATATCTGCGTCCAAAAGAGCCGGAAAAAGCTGATTTTTCATTTCCACTACTGTTACATCGACATCCCACATTCGTAATGCTTCCGCTATCTCCAAACCGATCAACCCTGCACCAATTACTACCGCTTTTTCATATTTTTGCTCTTCCAGGCCCCGCCTAATAGCAGTAGCGTCTTGGGGTCTCCATACATGAAAAATATTCTC encodes:
- the thiC gene encoding phosphomethylpyrimidine synthase ThiC, with protein sequence MATQMQLARQGKITEVLAGVAKAEGMAPETLREKVAAGTVAICANVNHTSLRPFGFGEGLSTKVNANIGTSSAFPDLEPELAKLDAAIAAGAHAVMDLSTGDNIDASRRAIIERSTIAVGTVPIYQATVEAIKSKGSIMEMTADDMLHVIEKQAADGADFMTLHCGITMESIGRLRREGRVMDIVSRGGSFLTGWMLHNNKENPLYERYDDLLDICLRHDATISLGDGLRPGCLADATDRGQLQELLILGELVDRAWGKGVQVLVEGPGHVPYDQIEANVKLQKRLCKGAPFYVLGPLVTDVAPGYDHITAAIGGTLAAAAGADFLCYVTPAEHLALPTIDDVREGVMASRIAAHAADIVKGVPGAKEWDLSMAKARKALDWEGQISLALDPEKARRYRQERNAGNAEACSMCGDYCAMKIVSEHLGKPGGSC
- a CDS encoding GerMN domain-containing protein, whose product is MMRYITIACLLMTALFLGGCANDMKPSSAQTSATAPATAATPATAVLVPSGDMSQPEPGTMRIKVYRGSNDARWLLPEVFQVKKNDHPAQTAMELLAAPPHGSGMVGLLPKEVKIKGLWVKDEIAYVDFSEAITQNAGSTSERLLVAAIVNTLTEFPEVQSVQILVEGKRRTTLQGHVDISEPLSRSEKIIKH
- a CDS encoding N-acetylmuramoyl-L-alanine amidase family protein; this translates as MRRIVCFLCLFLLLLCFSPISVTEAATQATQVQNVKSHVHIDAATGAAKLRLVLDLNGPLTVPEAAVSATPLPNLTLALPGVKLGKGVKASYQLDGKIANTAVFKRSGSDLALTVNLPGVVQAGDYKVFTLPADDKAGRPFRIVLDIQSSSAPLTKLKFSAGLKGKVITLDPGHGGSDSGALGPSGLKEKDVTLAIAMRTKALLEKSGAKVVMTRVTDKDVFGPNASNVEELSARTAVANNARADAFVSIHNDSFSSPTASGTSSFYYEKTKYDGLLSDCLQEQLLNAGGRNDRGSNTANFYVIKRTVMPATLVELAFISNPEEERLLASPTFQQKMANAIVMGLDSFFRKAAASGGSQ
- a CDS encoding type II toxin-antitoxin system PemK/MazF family toxin is translated as MAIRRGDVFYANLSPVVGSEQGGHRPVLVVQNDVGNRYSPTVIIAAITSQISKAKLPTHVEVAAQRFQLEKDSVILLEQIRTIDKRRLQEKVTHLDADMMRKVDEALKISLGLIPV
- a CDS encoding bifunctional ADP-dependent NAD(P)H-hydrate dehydratase/NAD(P)H-hydrate epimerase; protein product: MQVATAAQMRACDQITIEKYKFPGQMLMEHAGVAVTRHMAQILRGLAGKKVSFFCGKGNNGGDGFVAARHALCQNAKVKVFLVASEEEVNGDARFHLELLRRYGGEVIALREERDWEKARLSILFADALVDALVGTGFHGALGGELARAARLMNQSGLPVWAVDLPSGVEADTGQASLDAVQAAHTVTFALPKPGLLFYPGAAYAGGWVTADIGMPPEVLDGVGIQQQLTTAAYVRQLLPTRPEDAHKGISGRVLLAAGSLSFCGAACLAAEGAVRGGAGLVTLATPASLQPTAALKLTEVMTRPLPEAADGGWHNEAAERLVEWADKMNALAIGPGIGRQESTLACVRQVARTVETPLVLDADALYAFCGQAEALTERKEPAVLTPHPGELAALLDCSIAEVNGDRLGIAKLAAESCQSVVVLKGAGTVIAAPNGEAWINPTGNAGMATGGCGDVLTGVIAALLGQGMKPVSAAVAGVYLHGLAGDIVAETGRIGMAAGDVVAALATARHALTEKTV
- the acpS gene encoding holo-ACP synthase, with product MRVIGIGLDLVEVDRIAKAIERPRFVERVYTPGEIAACEGRGAGRAASYAARFAAKEAFLKALGTGLRGGTLQDVEVLNDILGKPKLIVHGFFRELASKHGVVDIHLSLTHTKMYAAAQCLLWGTEGEEHASCDSSADAGLRSNHH
- a CDS encoding flagellar motor protein MotB produces the protein MSRKKHHEAHHEEHIDETWLVPYADILTLLLALFIVLFAAAQVDQKKFEQIAASLNVAFSGQAMLDSAPGQPSVTQGQPPTPQGMNASGMNEAKEQAFLKESMDLMETQKKLEQYIKNNNLAGDLQTVMTEDGLMIRIRDSALFPSGSATLLPQSQRFATEIGKMLAVLNQRISVSGHTDNVPINTRDFPSNWELSSQRAVNFMRYLIADGSLKPERFSAIGYGEYRPIMTNETPEGRSKNRRVEVLIMRSTRL
- the motA gene encoding flagellar motor stator protein MotA produces the protein MEQSTIIGVVLGLVAVLGGMVIKGASLTSLANPAAFMIIILGTIACIFNAFPMQQVKQMPTLFKQLVRLPEMMTKQELVPLFVELSQTARREGILALESRVDEISDQFLKSGLSMVIDGLDPDFVADVLDAEIRSMEERHRNGAQMFSQAGTYAPTLGVLGAVVGLIAALGNLSDIDKLGPAIAAAFVATLLGIFTGYVLWHPFANKLKIMSGRESEIRKMMVEGILSLQAGDSPTAIEAKLMVFIPANERAGLKPKKEE
- a CDS encoding FAD-dependent oxidoreductase; this translates as MQRIVVIGGVAAGLKAAAKVRRLDAEAQITVLERGELVSYGACGLPYFIGGEVEQIRQLMSSPAGALRTPEFFKKAKNLDVLTRMEAVAIEREAKIVHALDLKTGVKRQFAYDKLVLATGSSPIKPAWPGVEKENIFHVWRPQDATAIRRGLEEQKYEKAVVIGAGLIGLEIAEALRMWDVDVTVVEMKNQLFPALLDADMAQELELRLETKGLRFLKEEKVEAFGGEAQVREVKTDKRSIAADLVILALGARPNVELASQAGLTLGVSGAIAVNEYLQTSDEAVFAGGDCAENTHKVSGEKVFLPMGSTANKQGRVIGENICGAGVKFGGVLGTAVVKLFDLQVGRTGLNERQAAAAGFDCASVTVSGYDRPHYMKTSRKLTLKLTADTTTRKLLGMQAWGEGDVVKRVDVAAMALSLGATVEKLFDADLAYSPPFNSPIDVLAVAANKLAAKLGRS